The DNA segment CTCTCCGCGAGGATGTGGGAGAGCTCGGTGTCGAGATCAAAGTGCCGGTGCTCCGTACCGGGCGGTACGGCGGCATCGGTTCTTTTGAGGAACGACTCGAGAGCCCGCGCGGGCGCCTCGAGCAGGGCCTCGCCCTCCGGTGAGCTCAGGGCGATGCAGACAACGCCCTGTCCGTGGCTCCGGGACGGCCATACACGGACGTCTCCGGTGCCGGTGGGCCGGTGCAGGCCCTCGGCGAGGAGGTCGCGGGCGAAAACCCATTCGACGGTCTCCTCGGCTCCGGTATGGAAGGTGGCATGCACGGCATAAGGATCGGCCGTGTCATACCGCAGGCCCGCGGGTACAGGCAGTGAGGACTCGCTCGACACAACGAGGCGCAGGTGCAGCTCGCAGCTGACCGTGGTGTTCATAAGCGCCAGGGCCTTTCGCTCAGTGTGCGCTCGGGGATTCGCACGTCGGCGAAATCGACATGCCACCTACGGTGCCGTTGTAAACCCCTCTGACGGTTTTGTGTGGCTTCAGGTACCTCTTCCGGCGGATTGCGAGATCGTCCTCGGTGGTAATTCCGCCGGAGCCGTCCCGTCCGGTAAGTTTGCGGGTATGAATACGCAGAGTAACGGGGGGTCGGGAACGGTGGAGGAGGACGCCGCTCCGGCCGGGCAGCCGCTCGGTTCGAGAGCGCCGCACTTCATCAAGCGCTCCCGGCCGCTCCACCTGAGCTGGCAGGTCGGAATCTTCGTGGTCGGCCTCGCGGTCGTGGTGGCCGGCGTGATCATGCTGCCGCTGCCGGGGCCCGGCTGGCTGGTGATCTTCGCGGGCATGGCGATCTGGGCGACGGAGTTCGTCTGGGCCCAACTGGTGCTGCGCTGGACCAAGCGCAAGGTCACCGAGGCCGCCCAGAAGGCGCTCGACCCCGCGGTGCGGCGGCGCAACATCATCCTGACCGCCATCGGCGTGATGATCATCGCCGCGGCGCTCGCGGTCTATGTCTGGAAGTTCGGCCTCGCGATGCCGTGGAACGTCTCCGAGTGACCCCGCGGTGGTCAGAAGTGCCCGCCGACGTGGGGTAATGTTGTCGGTGCGCCCGGGCGATTAGCTCAGTGGGAGAGCGCTTCGTTCACACCGAAGAGGTCACTGGTTCGAACCCAGTATCGCCCACCCCGGACGACGGCCCGGAGACTCCAAGTCTCCGGGCCGTCGCTGTTGTTGGGGCCGAGCGCCGCCGTGGGGCGCACACTGGGGGCATGCCCGCCTGGTCCCGCCGACTGCACCGCTACCGCTTCCGCAGCGTCTGGCTGCTCGACGCCTCGCCGGCCGTCGTCTACGCCGTCCTCGAACGCGCCGAGTCCTACCCCCGGTGGTGGCCGCAGGTCCGCGCGGTGGACCCGATCGACGACCGCAGCGGCACGGCCCGCTTCCGGTCGCTGCTGCCGTACGACCTGACGGTGGTGGCGAGCGAGCGCGTACGGGACCCGGGCTCGGGGGTGCTGGAGATAGGGATGCGCGGGGACCTGGCCGGCTGGGCCCGCTGGACGGTGGTGCCCGGCGCCGGCGGCACCCGCGCCGTCTTCGAGCAGGACGTCGAGGTCCGCAAGCCGCTGCTGCGGCGGCTGGCGCTGCTGGGGCGTCCGGTGTTCGTCGCCAATCACGCGCTGATGATGCGGGCCGGACGCCGCGGGCTCGCCGCCTGGCTGGCCCGCGGGTGAGGCGGCCGGGCGGGGCGGCCCCGGACCGCGGCGGAACAGGAATTTGATGGAAGCCCCGGGCGGCCTGTATTGTTCTGCTCGTTCGCGAGGGAAACCCCGCCGACACCCGGGCGATTAGCTCAGTGGGAGAGCGCTTCGTTCACACCGAAGAGGTCACTGGTTCGAACCCAGTATCGCCCACCGGGATCAAGAACCGGGCCGCCAAAAGGCGTTCCGGTTCTTTTTGTTGGGAGAACCGGTACCGGGAACTCCGCCCGGCGCCTTTCCGGCCGCCCCGAATTGCTGATGCCCGATCAGGCCGCCGCCGGGAGTTCGGGGCGCAGCGGCCAGTGCGGATCGACGGTCTCCGGGTTGCCGCTGCGGGCGAACCACGCCTGGAGCCCGCGCGCCTGGGCCGCGTACCAGACGGCCTGGCGGGTGTGCAGCTCCGCCGGGTGCAGCCCCTCCAGGCGGTCCGCGAAGCGGTGCCCCAGGGCCCGTACGACATGCAGCGCGGCGAGCGCGTCGGCCGCCGCCTCATGGGCGTCGGCCAGCTCGACCTCGTAGTGCGCGCACAGGTCGGTGAGCGTACGGCGGCCCTTGCGGTAGCGGTCGAGGTGCTTGTCGAGGACGCGGGGATCGAGGATGCGCAGCGGATGGCCGCCCAGGTACGCGCCGAGCGAGCTGGCCCGGTGCCGCTTCAACTCGCGCTCCAGGAGGGTGAGGTCGAAGGGGGCGTTCATCACGACAAGCGGGCGGCCGGCCACCGCCTGGGCGGCCAGGGCACGCGCGACCTCCTCCACCACCGGCGCGGGCCAGCGGCCGTGCAGCGCGAGGTGGTCGGCCGTCAGCCCGTGCACCGCCGTGGCGGCCTCGGGTATCTCGACGCCCGGATTGACCAGCCAACGGGTGATCCGGGGCGCGGAACGCGGTGTCTCCTGGACCACCAGGGCGGCGGAGACGATGCGGTCGCGCTCGACGTCGATCCCCGTGGTCTCGGTGTCGAAAGCGGCAAGCGGACCGTCATACCAGCACGGCATCATCCCAACTCCTCGCGCTCGTACAGGGGATGACGTGCACGCCACCCGAGCTGGTGATACCCGAGCGGTGCGGTGGTCGAACCGTCTTTGTTTGCCGACCACTTGACGCGGAGACAACCAGGGTGACGGGCCGACGCGTTCCGCCTTCTCCCCGTCATCCCCTCGCACGATCGGCACAGCCCGGAAGGCACCCCCGCGATGACGCTCGCGCAGCCCGAACCGGGCGGGCTGCCCCAGCTGACCATTCCGCAGCGCGGCTCCCTCGCCACCACGGCCTGTATGGAGACCCTCCAGGTGGGCTATCTGCACGCGGTCGCCGCCGCCGCGGGATGTTCGCTGGCGCAGCCCTTCCCGGACAACGGAATCGACTGGCACGTCAGCCATGGCGCGCCCGG comes from the Streptomyces angustmyceticus genome and includes:
- a CDS encoding SsgA family sporulation/cell division regulator, coding for MNTTVSCELHLRLVVSSESSLPVPAGLRYDTADPYAVHATFHTGAEETVEWVFARDLLAEGLHRPTGTGDVRVWPSRSHGQGVVCIALSSPEGEALLEAPARALESFLKRTDAAVPPGTEHRHFDLDTELSHILAES
- a CDS encoding TIGR02611 family protein, with the translated sequence MNTQSNGGSGTVEEDAAPAGQPLGSRAPHFIKRSRPLHLSWQVGIFVVGLAVVVAGVIMLPLPGPGWLVIFAGMAIWATEFVWAQLVLRWTKRKVTEAAQKALDPAVRRRNIILTAIGVMIIAAALAVYVWKFGLAMPWNVSE
- a CDS encoding SRPBCC family protein; the encoded protein is MPAWSRRLHRYRFRSVWLLDASPAVVYAVLERAESYPRWWPQVRAVDPIDDRSGTARFRSLLPYDLTVVASERVRDPGSGVLEIGMRGDLAGWARWTVVPGAGGTRAVFEQDVEVRKPLLRRLALLGRPVFVANHALMMRAGRRGLAAWLARG
- a CDS encoding exonuclease domain-containing protein, whose protein sequence is MPCWYDGPLAAFDTETTGIDVERDRIVSAALVVQETPRSAPRITRWLVNPGVEIPEAATAVHGLTADHLALHGRWPAPVVEEVARALAAQAVAGRPLVVMNAPFDLTLLERELKRHRASSLGAYLGGHPLRILDPRVLDKHLDRYRKGRRTLTDLCAHYEVELADAHEAAADALAALHVVRALGHRFADRLEGLHPAELHTRQAVWYAAQARGLQAWFARSGNPETVDPHWPLRPELPAAA